A DNA window from Lactococcus sp. S-13 contains the following coding sequences:
- a CDS encoding plasmid mobilization protein — MNDAERFRNKHVHFMATSDEKAQLERNKLQAGYQTLGSYLLKMGLEGIIINVDFSELRGALGDIGSLRNEFNRIGNNINQVTKHVNESKEIDAMDLYLLQEEVNSMKDQIEHFERNVVDSFNEKLRQLGVD; from the coding sequence ATGAACGATGCAGAACGTTTCAGAAATAAGCACGTACATTTTATGGCAACTTCAGATGAGAAAGCACAACTGGAACGAAATAAGCTACAAGCTGGGTACCAAACTCTAGGAAGTTATTTATTAAAAATGGGCTTAGAGGGGATTATTATCAATGTGGACTTTTCAGAATTACGTGGTGCATTAGGCGATATCGGTTCGTTGAGAAATGAATTCAATCGTATTGGGAATAATATTAACCAAGTGACCAAACATGTGAATGAAAGCAAAGAAATTGATGCAATGGATCTCTACCTTTTACAAGAGGAAGTTAATAGTATGAAAGACCAAATTGAACATTTTGAAAGAAACGTGGTCGACAGTTTTAATGAAAAACTCAGACAATTGGGGGTGGACTGA